Genomic DNA from Xiphophorus hellerii strain 12219 chromosome 16, Xiphophorus_hellerii-4.1, whole genome shotgun sequence:
aaatgaataaaagcaaaTTGTGGCTCTCctatctttaattaaaaaaatataatcagtGTAGATTGCATTTACCTGTATGTTTTACAAAGCACAAGTCTAGAGTAGACAGAATTGAAGTCTCTCTCCACCTCCCTACTAGCTGCCTGAGGAAAAGCACATTAGGTAGAATAATACATTTCTATTTTGAACCTGACAAAAGCCATTTCATTTATGAGGCCATAATAAGGAGAAACAAAATCTACCTCCTCTATGAATAACCATGGGTGACAAGGTCCTCCAAGTATAGAGGGCTTTTTTAATCCATGCTGAAAGATGGCCTTCAGGGCAGGACACAGGGTTCCTCTGACCAGGTCAGTCACTGCCTCCGTCACAGAGTCATCACCTGCTAATGAGTACTGGACACAGGCAGGTGCACCAGTTGATAGAATATTCAAAGGAACAGATGTCCAAAGCTGTGTACATATTGTGCACAGGCTTCCACATCTGATAACTTACCTCCTTACTTCTTTCATCCAGAATTTCCACAAACTTGGCTGGAAACCAACCTATCACACgagggagaaaataaataatgtatgtgaaaacaaattagcaatgtaatgtttaatgatgaaataatAAAGAGCACTCACCTCTCAGACCATTGAGCTCACCAACCCAACAGTGCTCATCTTTTTGTGAAACGATCTAACACAGAAAGATGAGGTGGAGAAAGTGAAAAGGATGAGTTTATACATCATAAACAGTAGTATGCGTCTTAGTGTAACTCACAGTGATGATATCATTCTTTCTGAAGCCCAATTCATCATCGTCATGACGTTCGAAATCCAGCAAAGCCTTTGCTCGTCTCCGTCTGTTACGAGACACCACGAGAAAGTTTTCATGGTCCCTCTGGTGGCTCTCCATGGAGTAATCTGGAGTCAGATCCTGGAGAGAAAAGGACAAAGAGTGATGGGGTTCTTAAAACAGGGTACTACAATAACAAAGTGAAAGCCTATAAGTGCAAAGCAATGTTTGGACCTACAGTGCTGGAATGCCGTGGGTCTAGACAGTGGAAGTGCTCTGCAGTACGAGTTATAGCCTCCCTTAGAGCAGCAACTAACTCTGTCTGCTTGATGTTTTTGGATTTCAGGGCATCAGCTTCATCCTCCCCAAACAGCAGAGAGGTCAGGGTGGATTTCCTGCGCAGGGACTGTCTCCTCACCACctaaatattcacaaaaacaaaaggaccTTAATTAGACGGGTCAACATGACTGACATTCAGGCATGTCAGCATACGACAAACCTTGTTGAGATTGGTATTGAGGGTGGAATTGTTTCCATTGTTGAGCTGTGCTTGTTCATTAAGAATATAGGCCAGGTGCTTGTGACGATGAGCCTCCAACGTTTCCTGGGATAATGTCCCAGCTATCCGCATAGCCTCTCCAAGAACTGCAGGCCCATCTTTTAACTGACTTGGCAGGTCTGACAGAGTGTTAAAAATGGACGCAGAGTTTTCTGATGATACAAGCTCTTCCTCCTAGAGTCAAAGTAAAATTCAGTAAGAATAATGATTAATAATGATAGACTTTTTTATTCGTTTTACGTGTTACTTGGAAAGAGTTCCAACTATGCACACaatgttttttctaatttagggggaaagaaaatgtgtttgactGTCTCATCCTGTTGAGACTGAGGCAGGTGTAGCGTCCCTACCTTAATTTTGAGCATGCCCAGCGTGATCTGGAAGAGCACCACCGAGCCCTGATAAAACAACAGATCCCAGATCCTTAGAAGCAGACGGATGTCCACCACACTGGCAAATGACGTCAGGAACCAGTGCAATGTGATTAGCGACAACTCTGTATGTAAAAGAAAGACATTGTTTCAAAGAACACATCATAAACTCATTAAATGCTACATCCAATACAAAAGATAATAAACCAAATATATAATTCATCTTCAGTTTTTACCTATGTCATGCTCTTGAAGGAGGCGGTCCAGGGCAGGGAGGTACTGAACGATGAGCTGCCGCAGAACCCTCTGATCTGTTTGGACCCCCAGGAGTGTGGAAGAGAAGTAGGACGGAGGAAGGAGGTCTTCGATCAAAGCACACATCATCCACAGTGcgtcctcctcctccagaaAGAGCAGCAGGCAGGAAATGACCTAGATGAAGAAGACATTTatgaaatgaagaaacaaagaggccaaaaactaaaagttaaaaaacGAGATTGTGTAAATGTGCAGTTAAGGACGTGCTATTATATGTTCTCACCATGCCAGTGCCCTGACAGTACCCAATATCTGGGTAGAGCCATGCCAGACCTCTCAGTACCCGCCTCAGTCTTGGGACTCCCACACTGTTTAGAGTGCTGAAACATGCATTGGTTGGCATGGTCCGTAACAGATCCTTTTCTATCTGGAAGGCagagtttattatttaaaaaaatatccaactTATAACTGATGTTACCTGGAATTTATATTCCAACATTTTCTTCAGCAAAAAAGGATTTACAAACAGAAAGAGTAATTTCTAAACACTTTGATATATATCAAATGATACATAATTTAGGGTGTGATGCATACAGTGAACTTAAATACTGTTGAAGATTTTACCTGCTTAGATGTGCTGCTGTCATCATTAGAGCTATTCTTGACAATTTCTTTGTAGGAAATCTCTGAGGTCCTCTTCTTTTGCAGGGCTCCAGACAGACGCATCCATaactaaataatttaagaaacaaaagagaaaattagaTATGTGTCAGTATGTGTAGTCTTTGGCATTAAAATTGACATCATTAAGAATAGGAAAAGCTCTTTCTGCCCCATGTCTAGTCAAatcaacaaacaaatcaaaatcctCTGGTGAGGATGTCTACCTGGGGCCTCATGCTGTGAGGTATACCACCAAAAACCAAAGAACGCAGACGCTCTGACTGTGGAAGGACAGGATCGATGAGATCCCAGGTCAGGTCCCCCACTCTGTGGTTATGGGTGAACTCCAAGTGGGCTTGCCAGCGAAGCCGCTGCTGGGGGTCTTCACGCTGGGGTGAACCCTCTGTGCCCAACCTTATCTTGGGCTCTCCATCGTCttcaaaaagaggaaaatgtcaaaatttagCAAGGCTAGCCTTTCCAGTAATGTTAACACTAGGAAGTACTTTTGTAAATAAGAATGATtgaatcaaaaaacaaaagaagcatttcaaaagaaaattacagCAGATATTAACATGTAGCAGTTATTAACTGAGTATGAAAAACGTAGACAACAGAAGCACCCAAACATAAGGAAAGCACTGAGCATGTAATGAGACATGCTAGTGCTGTGAAAGGTAACCGTAACGACACTGATAAATAAGTTTccctgtaaaataataataattaaaaaaaaaaagaattaattgAAGAAGTACATAAGCCTGACTTTTTCAGCACTGATAAGAATCGGtaattaaagtaagaaaaagcagcacaaatattGTTCTGGTGACGGTAAAAGAAAAAGCACGGCTTGGAAACATTTAGAGAAATTACATTAACTTTGAGTAATCAGTAACTGTGACAAAAAGGAAGTACGAAGACATCTCTACAGCTGCAACACTGACGGTTAAACGTGGTGCTAGAGGCAACACAAAACATGCTTTCATCCATTAGGATGAGAAAAAATAGTGAAAAGCGACTCTGCGATCACATGAACTCGGTATGTGTAGTCTTTATACTAACATACAAAGATGTCATTCTTCTTCATTTATATGTGGGGAATTTTACCAGTTATGTTTATAAAAAGAGGATTAAAGGAAAAATACTtgtggttgtgttttttgtataaaatacCTTCCATATCTATTCTGAAGCCAAACTCATCATACTGTTGTTCAGGCTGCTCTGCAGAATCTTTCTGTAAAGACAACATAGTAGCATATTTCTTATTAGGCACGCCTCATATAGGATGCATCAGAACAACAGGCAAAGATTACATTCTACAACAAATAAACAGTTGATTTTACTGTAATAAACTCCAtgcatcatttatttaaagaaaaataccaTATAGTAACACATCCTTTGAATTACTGTTTGCATTTTTGCCAGTTgtttcttcaaaacaaaactgaatcgGACTGAGAACTGCTGAACCGGAACAGATTCACAGGGAAGCGATTTGTTAATCCTCACAGCATTTCCCTCTGAAATATCCATTTCAGGCTAAAAATATGGGAACATTATGCTTTGTTTAAAAGAActcaaaatgtgcaaattaaaCCACAATACTATCATAACACTGTCCacaaacatatttgtttaagtGAAAATTATGGTATACTTTAAGTTTTTCACTTTAGTCATCATCTCTCGTCTTACAATAAGAAACTACTTATACTGGACTATCATTTTGGCTTCAGTTACTAAAATAAGTAACTGATctaacattaaaacatattttggagATGTCTTCTCTTGTAATGCTATCTTGTTGacttacaaaataatttcatcAACTAATTTCAGCAgctaaaattaaatcagatcCTCACTTGATGATATTTGGCCAAAATATCTTGAGGCCACATGCTTGGAGTTAGAGCCGAAAAAGATCCACCAGGTGCTGGTGTGTAAGTACCTAACacagtgaggagaaaaaaataagtcaatgTGAGAAACAATCTTTAACATAATGAAGTAAAAAGGCTAGCATAGACCAATGcatacaataaattatttattttaaaaaatgctggcTCTAATTACCAGACATTTTGTTGATTAACTGAGGTCACAGAGAGAGACAAAGGACCATCCAGAAAAGAGACATCAGGTGACGGTCAGTCTGTGGAACAACTGCGGAAGAAAACAGAttgcaaattaatttattgtgtaGTTTTAACAGCACTAAAAAAAGCTATCAAAAATTAGACAATAAACGAGTGCAAGAGCATTTCCACACAAGATAAAACATGTTGCCAAGAATCAATAGTTCTTATCACTACAGTACGCTGTAGTAAAATCAAAAGTACAAAAACTAATTGTTAGTTTAGACAAATCCTTACAGTCAGAGCATGTGCAGCCAATTCAAATCTCCTGACATTTTGTCTATTTCTGTTCTATTCAGCAACCTAGAGTATTAGGTtcatgttttgttatattttctaCACATCTCTACATTTAATAATGTGTGAGAAAattgtttattcagtcagtacTTAATACAGTTGACACacaagaaatattaaaatataacatgcttcttttttaaattttgcataTCATACAAAAAACAGCCCTTCATACATCTCTGTCGATGCAAGAGAAAAGTTGtgcttttttaagaaaatgcaaGATTATCAATTGTAGtcaatcaatcagattaatCAACTCAATTGCAAACTCGCATCCCTATTTCTTATAAATTTAAGGAACTCTGCGTTAGAACAAAtgaaaagaggggaaaaaacataaaagataaaaaaggatATCCTGGCAGTTTTCCTTTTGCAATTGCACTTACCAAAGACTTATCTAATACATCAACTCagatacaataaaattaatttctataaGCGTGTGACTTGTTTGGTAAAGTTAGACATgctttacaatttttatttgtcCACTACTTGAATAGTTTCTATTTTAGTATGAGTCAAAGACAATTCAGAGTGGCTTTGGTTTTGCACCAATGCTCCTATTGTTAAACCTGAATGATTTAGAACAATATAAAACAGTCCATTATTGTACATTAGAAAtttaacaagaataaaaaaaaacagtaaaaacagaaaatgtgcataTCAAATATAACACTACCAAATAGTTTTCTGTACCAAAGGTTGCTTACCATGAGTCTTTGACATCAACAAACTTGAAATTCTGTCCATATATCCCAAGCATTTTACCGTTATgggaaaataaatctttttttttattatttcctttccTATTTCGATTGTACAGCTTTGTGAAGGAACGTAATTTTGAATCCAAGTAAAAACTATAGAAGCAACATTCAAAACTAACCTGGAAAAGAAATTCACCACTATGCAAACCCCGTGGAAGAATGAGTCATTCTAGCAGCCGGCCCGTAGCATTTGAAGGGGGATTTAAGACTTAAGAGATGATAAATCAATTTAAGGTTGGGAGGATGGCCAAGTACTTTCAGAGAAGCTCTGTGTGTAACTCTAGGGGATAAGGGAAGTGTAGACACTTCCTTACAACATTACCAGTTTAATCACATGCCAGTGAACTTTGTAAAATACTTCCTGCAAACTGTTGCACAAAGAAAGCCATTTACACACAACCTAAAAAACAACTTCTCGTAACAAAGAACGACTTAACTGTAAACAATTCATAGTTGTTTTACTGCATTAATCACTAATTTTGGAGTCTATATGGGCTAACCAGAAGTATATTAACATATTTCTTGTCCTTTTGATATTTCCACAAGAGATAGTATCATGCTAGTGCTGCACAACATAAGAAAATGTTGTGGTGGcaataatattggtaaatactgCAATGAGGACATCACTGGAGAAGGCAAGTTACTACACCTCACTAAGTGGTATGTCTGTTAAGAAGCTGACTGCAATTTGGCTACCTGAGGAGATAACCCAAACTACTAACCGCCGTAGGTTAATAGTGGCATTAGATATGCTCCAGATTCCACTCTGGCATACCTGAATGCCATTCTGGTATTCAGTGAATACCAGAAtggcaaaaacaaagaatattcTGCACAATGACAATGAGAGCCACTATATTCAGGTGTTTACTTTCCTTCTTTGAACCAAAATCGAATAGTCAATAATTTCCTAAATGTCAGTTTGTGTGCCATTGCTGTATTTGTggtatttttaatcaagtttatCATACTTTGAAAATCTCATCATGCCACATGCTTATCTGGAACAAACGTAATTCATATCCTGATAAGAGAGTTTAGTTACCAAGATGACGGCAGCAAACTTTAAGttccacaaacaaacaaacaaaacaaaaaagttcttCAGTAATTTTGTGCTCTGTTCTATAAGGTAGGTTTGGCCTGGAAGATCAGAGGGTTCTTCAACAAATATGGGTAGTAATATAAGATATTAGATGATACCCTATGATTCTTAGTaacattttggtaaattattatCCAATCGAAGTGTGCAAAAAtcctaaataaatgtaaaattcttTTCCAGATGTTGCTCAAGTTAGAAATATGCaagatgtattatttatttctgattacAATCAGCACT
This window encodes:
- the sgsm3 gene encoding small G protein signaling modulator 3, with the translated sequence MSGTYTPAPGGSFSALTPSMWPQDILAKYHQKDSAEQPEQQYDEFGFRIDMEDDGEPKIRLGTEGSPQREDPQQRLRWQAHLEFTHNHRVGDLTWDLIDPVLPQSERLRSLVFGGIPHSMRPQLWMRLSGALQKKRTSEISYKEIVKNSSNDDSSTSKQIEKDLLRTMPTNACFSTLNSVGVPRLRRVLRGLAWLYPDIGYCQGTGMVISCLLLFLEEEDALWMMCALIEDLLPPSYFSSTLLGVQTDQRVLRQLIVQYLPALDRLLQEHDIELSLITLHWFLTSFASVVDIRLLLRIWDLLFYQGSVVLFQITLGMLKIKEEELVSSENSASIFNTLSDLPSQLKDGPAVLGEAMRIAGTLSQETLEAHRHKHLAYILNEQAQLNNGNNSTLNTNLNKVVRRQSLRRKSTLTSLLFGEDEADALKSKNIKQTELVAALREAITRTAEHFHCLDPRHSSTDLTPDYSMESHQRDHENFLVVSRNRRRRAKALLDFERHDDDELGFRKNDIITIVSQKDEHCWVGELNGLRGWFPAKFVEILDERSKEYSLAGDDSVTEAVTDLVRGTLCPALKAIFQHGLKKPSILGGPCHPWLFIEEAASREVERDFNSVYSRLVLCKTYRLDEDGKVLTPEELLYRAVQAVNMSHDSVHAQMDVKFRSLVCVGLNEQVLHLWLEVLCSSMAAVEKWYHPWSFLRSPGWVQIKCELRVLSKFAFSLSQDSELPDKKVEKEQKPLKEGVQDMLVKHHLFSWDIDG